One stretch of Nocardioides perillae DNA includes these proteins:
- a CDS encoding ABC transporter permease subunit, with protein MSRRPGFLVYGLLTAFVLGSAFPLYWSFVIGSVTKERAIQSPLPLWPGGHFLDNARRVFDQIDFWAALGNSVIISAVSAVSVVFFATLAGYSFAKLRFRGSNVAMAFVVATMAVPTQLAFVPLLKQFSNLGLDGTRTAVVLPFLVTAFGVFFMRQYLLDAVPDELIEAARVDGCSQLRTFWTVAVPAARPAMAILALFTFMQTWTEFMWPLLVLQGSDVQTLQTALDQLKIAPAGGIADIALLQAGTLLATIPLLVLFIATGRQLVAGIMQGAVKG; from the coding sequence GTGAGCCGGCGTCCGGGGTTCCTCGTCTACGGCCTGCTGACCGCCTTCGTGCTGGGCTCGGCCTTCCCGCTCTACTGGTCGTTCGTCATCGGCTCGGTGACGAAGGAGCGCGCCATCCAGAGCCCCCTGCCGCTGTGGCCCGGAGGCCACTTCCTCGACAACGCCCGCCGCGTGTTCGACCAGATCGACTTCTGGGCGGCGCTCGGCAACTCGGTGATCATCTCGGCGGTGTCGGCGGTCTCCGTCGTCTTCTTCGCCACCCTCGCCGGCTACTCCTTCGCCAAGCTCCGCTTCCGCGGCAGCAACGTCGCCATGGCCTTCGTCGTGGCCACGATGGCGGTGCCCACCCAGCTGGCCTTCGTGCCGCTGCTCAAGCAGTTCAGCAACCTCGGGCTCGACGGCACCCGCACCGCGGTGGTCCTGCCTTTCCTCGTCACCGCGTTCGGCGTGTTCTTCATGCGCCAGTACCTCCTGGACGCGGTGCCCGACGAGCTCATCGAGGCCGCCCGGGTCGACGGCTGCTCGCAGCTGCGCACCTTCTGGACGGTCGCGGTGCCCGCCGCCCGACCGGCCATGGCGATCCTCGCGCTCTTCACCTTCATGCAGACCTGGACCGAGTTCATGTGGCCCCTGCTGGTGCTGCAGGGCTCCGACGTCCAGACCCTCCAGACCGCGCTCGACCAGCTCAAGATCGCCCCCGCGGGTGGCATCGCCGACATCGCCCTGCTGCAGGCAGGCACGTTGCTGGCGACGATCCCGCTCCTCGTCCTGTTCATCGCGACCGGCCGCCAGCTCGTGGCCGGCATCATGCAAGGAGCCGTCAAGGGATGA
- a CDS encoding glycoside hydrolase family 1 protein: MTTTRHFPTDFLWGAAAASYQIEGAVEADGRTPSIWDTFCREPGAVLGGDTGDVACDHYHRMPQDVAMMKELNLASYRFSVAWPRVCPDGGPVNPAGLNFYSRLTDELLEAGIKPWLTLYHWDLPQALEDRGGWTERDTAYRFLDYALAVHDALGDRVDAWTTHNEPWCSAFLGYTSGGHAPGRSEGVAGVVAAHHLLLGHGLFVDEFRRRGGTPEQGKAVGITLNPTVADPFDPAREADVEAARRLDGFHNRVFLEPLFHGKYADDLSRDTEGMLFQCRQWEEFVLDGDLELISAPTDFLGVNFYHGDLPAAVPFDVEPDELLGSRIEHSPRHRESPYPGDGFVFPRTGRPTTDRDWEIDPAALTRLLVRLREEYDAPPIYITENGAMAHDVLEDGAVHDVGRQQFLEQHLHATLDALEQGVQVDGYFVWSLMDNFEWSYGYAHRFGIVHVDYDTQVRTPKDSARWYADVITQNRLPVA; encoded by the coding sequence ATGACGACCACCCGCCACTTCCCCACCGACTTCCTCTGGGGAGCCGCTGCGGCCTCGTACCAGATCGAGGGCGCCGTCGAGGCCGACGGACGCACACCGTCCATCTGGGACACCTTCTGCCGCGAGCCCGGCGCGGTCCTCGGCGGTGACACCGGTGACGTCGCGTGCGACCACTACCACCGGATGCCGCAGGACGTCGCGATGATGAAGGAGCTCAACCTCGCGTCGTACCGCTTCTCGGTGGCCTGGCCGCGCGTGTGCCCCGACGGCGGACCGGTCAACCCGGCCGGACTGAACTTCTACAGCCGGCTGACCGACGAGCTGCTCGAGGCCGGGATCAAGCCCTGGCTGACGCTCTACCACTGGGACCTCCCCCAGGCGCTCGAGGACCGCGGCGGCTGGACCGAGCGCGACACCGCCTACCGCTTCCTCGACTACGCCCTGGCGGTGCACGACGCCCTGGGTGACCGCGTCGACGCGTGGACGACCCACAACGAGCCGTGGTGCTCGGCCTTCCTGGGCTACACCAGCGGCGGCCACGCGCCCGGGCGCAGCGAAGGGGTCGCCGGCGTCGTCGCCGCGCACCACCTGCTGCTCGGCCACGGCCTGTTCGTCGACGAGTTCCGTCGCCGCGGCGGCACGCCCGAGCAGGGCAAGGCGGTGGGCATCACCCTCAACCCCACGGTGGCCGACCCGTTCGACCCCGCGCGCGAGGCCGACGTCGAGGCGGCGCGCCGCCTCGACGGCTTCCACAACCGGGTCTTCCTCGAGCCGCTCTTCCACGGCAAGTACGCCGACGACCTCTCCCGCGACACCGAGGGCATGCTCTTCCAGTGCAGGCAGTGGGAGGAGTTCGTCCTCGACGGCGACCTCGAGCTGATCAGCGCCCCGACCGACTTCCTGGGCGTGAACTTCTACCACGGCGACCTGCCGGCCGCGGTGCCCTTCGACGTCGAGCCCGACGAGCTGCTCGGCAGCCGCATCGAGCACTCGCCGCGCCACCGCGAGTCGCCCTACCCCGGCGACGGCTTCGTCTTCCCGCGGACGGGCCGCCCCACCACCGACCGCGACTGGGAGATCGACCCCGCGGCGCTGACCCGCCTGCTCGTCCGTCTCCGGGAGGAGTACGACGCGCCCCCCATCTACATCACCGAGAACGGCGCGATGGCCCACGACGTGCTCGAGGACGGCGCCGTCCACGACGTCGGACGGCAGCAGTTCCTCGAGCAGCACCTCCACGCGACCCTCGACGCGCTGGAGCAGGGCGTCCAGGTCGACGGCTACTTCGTGTGGTCGCTGATGGACAACTTCGAGTGGAGCTACGGCTACGCCCACCGCTTCGGGATCGTCCACGTCGACTACGACACCCAGGTCCGCACGCCGAAGGACAGCGCGCGGTGGTACGCGGACGTGATCACCCAGAACCGTCTGCCAGTAGCGTGA
- a CDS encoding carbohydrate ABC transporter permease, whose translation MTTIQASRSADTAPRPTGTPVPPAGPTWRQRLSQWDFRWSPYLYVLPFFLLFAAVGLYPMVYSGYLSFFSWPRYGVTHGEGVGFANYAHVLTDPVFHKAFWNTVGIFLLSSVPQVVIATVIAAMLDTPLRGRTWWRMSVLLPFVVAPAATALIFGSIFADRTGLANELLRAVGLSGIEWHSDRFASWTAIATMVNYRWTGYNTLIILAALQAIPRQLYEAAAMDGASRVEQFFHVTLPSIRPTMLFVIITATIGGMQIFTEPRLFDTNLQFQGGADYQYLTLTMYVFNTSNSGTDPYPRAAAATWIIVLIIVAIALVNYLVTRQVQRRSER comes from the coding sequence ATGACGACCATCCAGGCCAGCAGGTCGGCTGACACCGCCCCCCGACCGACGGGCACCCCGGTCCCGCCGGCGGGGCCGACGTGGCGGCAGCGGCTCTCGCAGTGGGACTTCCGCTGGTCGCCCTACCTCTACGTCCTGCCGTTCTTCCTGCTCTTCGCGGCCGTCGGCCTCTACCCGATGGTCTACTCGGGCTACCTCTCGTTCTTCTCCTGGCCCCGCTACGGCGTGACCCACGGCGAGGGCGTCGGGTTCGCCAACTACGCCCACGTGCTGACCGACCCGGTGTTCCACAAGGCCTTCTGGAACACCGTCGGCATCTTCCTGCTCTCGTCGGTGCCCCAGGTGGTCATCGCCACCGTGATCGCGGCGATGCTCGACACCCCGCTGCGGGGCCGCACCTGGTGGCGCATGAGCGTCCTGCTGCCCTTCGTCGTCGCGCCGGCGGCGACCGCCCTCATCTTCGGCAGCATCTTCGCCGACCGGACGGGCCTGGCCAACGAGCTGCTGCGCGCCGTCGGGCTCTCGGGCATCGAGTGGCACTCCGACCGGTTCGCCAGCTGGACGGCGATCGCCACGATGGTCAACTACCGCTGGACCGGCTACAACACCTTGATCATCCTGGCCGCGCTCCAGGCCATCCCGCGCCAGCTCTACGAAGCAGCGGCCATGGACGGCGCCAGCCGGGTGGAGCAGTTCTTCCACGTCACCCTGCCGTCCATCCGGCCCACGATGCTCTTCGTCATCATCACCGCGACCATCGGCGGGATGCAGATCTTCACCGAGCCGCGGCTCTTCGACACCAACCTGCAGTTCCAGGGCGGCGCCGACTACCAGTACCTCACGCTCACGATGTACGTGTTCAACACCTCCAACAGCGGCACCGACCCCTACCCGCGGGCGGCGGCCGCGACGTGGATCATCGTCTTGATCATCGTCGCCATCGCGTTGGTGAACTACCTCGTCACCCGTCAGGTCCAGCGCAGGAGCGAGCGGTGA